The following proteins come from a genomic window of Yinghuangia sp. ASG 101:
- a CDS encoding WXG100 family type VII secretion target, producing MGAPIVVTFDVIHQTAQQIRGINGDIRGRLDELKRQIDAVAAGWEGQAAADYQVRQAKWTAAQSELCNLLEQVASTLTKTAELYQQTETSNAKMWT from the coding sequence ATGGGCGCGCCCATTGTTGTCACATTTGACGTCATCCATCAGACGGCTCAGCAGATCCGCGGTATCAACGGCGACATCCGGGGCCGGCTCGACGAGCTGAAGCGCCAGATCGACGCGGTTGCCGCCGGTTGGGAAGGCCAGGCCGCGGCGGACTACCAGGTCCGGCAGGCCAAGTGGACCGCCGCGCAGAGCGAGCTGTGCAACCTGCTGGAGCAGGTCGCGAGCACCCTGACGAAGACGGCCGAGCTGTACCAGCAGACCGAGACGAGCAACGCCAAGATGTGGACGTGA
- the eccB gene encoding type VII secretion protein EccB, with protein MASRREQLEAYTFARRRMVAGFLQPEPGGGAEEKAPKPFRALVPGIVIGALILTGFGVYGLVRPGVPPGWKNKGSLIVGRDSASRYVYIDGKLHPVLNIASGRLLLDPGKFKVNLVPEKVINKEVRGAPLGIPTAPDRLPTAKDVRKAKSWTVCERPAVTAGNRPDLTVAPQRSLFLGVRPEFGELTGDQALYVSQQWPAPKPEEGTGWFIVQDGRKYPVNNELVRNALALDVVQPQPVSKEWLDTLEPGTELDFPVVDGYGERTTANIPDEYGVVGTVLKAQDSDRFYLVTRDAVAPVSRLVATLIRSRPDARVKVYKDRPAVAFPVAVSDLGDTIRAGALWGADKAWPELVPQAVNRVELDVGEGRTTLCNTYTGTYAGGVPQIRQSAWTAPPRELVPGTGDVYVEPGAGAVVREVTGGADDRTGPIFLVTDSGLRYHIVNDPPSGGGAKPPEEDSEAKIRLGYQGVEPTPVPRSWTTLMPVGVRLSTADAEKPQIS; from the coding sequence ATGGCATCGCGTCGCGAACAACTGGAGGCGTACACCTTCGCGCGCCGCCGCATGGTGGCCGGCTTCCTCCAGCCCGAACCGGGCGGCGGGGCGGAGGAGAAGGCGCCGAAACCGTTCCGCGCCCTGGTGCCCGGCATCGTGATCGGGGCCCTGATCCTCACCGGTTTCGGCGTCTACGGCCTGGTCAGGCCGGGCGTGCCGCCCGGGTGGAAGAACAAGGGCAGCCTCATCGTCGGGCGCGATTCGGCGAGCCGCTACGTCTACATCGACGGCAAGCTCCACCCGGTGCTGAACATCGCCTCGGGCCGCCTTTTGCTCGACCCGGGCAAGTTCAAGGTCAACCTGGTGCCCGAGAAGGTGATCAACAAGGAGGTCCGGGGCGCGCCGCTGGGCATCCCGACGGCCCCCGACCGGCTGCCGACCGCCAAGGACGTCAGGAAGGCCAAGTCCTGGACGGTCTGCGAGCGCCCGGCGGTGACCGCGGGCAACAGGCCGGACCTCACGGTCGCGCCGCAGCGCAGCCTTTTCCTGGGCGTGCGCCCCGAGTTCGGTGAACTGACGGGCGATCAGGCGCTGTACGTGTCCCAGCAGTGGCCGGCACCGAAGCCGGAGGAGGGCACCGGGTGGTTCATCGTCCAGGACGGGCGCAAATACCCGGTCAACAACGAACTCGTGCGCAACGCCCTGGCCTTGGACGTCGTGCAACCGCAACCGGTCTCGAAGGAGTGGCTGGACACCCTGGAGCCCGGCACCGAACTCGACTTCCCGGTGGTCGACGGCTACGGCGAGCGGACGACGGCGAACATCCCGGACGAGTACGGCGTCGTGGGCACGGTGCTGAAGGCGCAGGACAGCGACCGGTTCTACCTGGTGACCCGGGACGCCGTCGCGCCCGTGAGCCGCTTGGTGGCGACCCTGATCCGGAGCCGCCCGGACGCGCGCGTCAAGGTCTACAAGGACCGCCCGGCCGTGGCCTTCCCGGTGGCGGTCAGCGACCTGGGCGACACGATCCGCGCGGGTGCGCTGTGGGGTGCGGACAAGGCGTGGCCCGAGCTGGTGCCGCAGGCGGTGAACCGGGTCGAGCTCGATGTGGGGGAGGGGCGTACGACGCTGTGCAACACGTACACCGGAACCTACGCCGGCGGGGTGCCGCAGATTCGGCAGTCGGCGTGGACCGCGCCGCCCCGGGAACTGGTGCCGGGCACGGGCGACGTGTACGTCGAGCCCGGCGCGGGCGCGGTGGTCCGCGAGGTGACCGGCGGAGCCGACGACCGCACGGGCCCGATCTTCCTGGTCACGGACTCGGGGCTGCGCTACCACATCGTGAACGACCCGCCGTCCGGCGGCGGTGCGAAGCCGCCCGAGGAGGACAGCGAGGCCAAGATCCGCCTGGGCTACCAGGGTGTGGAGCCGACACCCGTGCCGAGGTCGTGGACGACGCTCATGCCGGTCGGCGTACGGCTCAGCACGGCGGATGCGGAGAAGCCGCAGATTTCCTGA
- the eccE gene encoding type VII secretion protein EccE: MAVSAPPRPRRGGTPAPGAAAAGPAAGTSATPRVQPRPGRMGAVLVQHLVVAEIAVLLVVLPLATRRALVVPGAIAAAVLVTAVVARFRGRRLALWPGIILGFRRRRRAAAAASHAGGSGPTDGVEADLAPIRECVPGLRVGVLTDRSHRAVGFAGDGTFLTAVLLVEAPDDPLRSDRARRPLPLSAIADALRVDDVVVASAQIVQHTRPAPAPHLPTEAIAARSYRELRDREGIDAPAIRQTWIALRLDADRCEPAVAARGGGVEGAQRALLRALNQLAASLGARGLACGPLDEQALVQALFTASGGSPAARRTAGSGPRTAETRHAWRCDDRWHTTYWIARWPRLSAASTPDLVGALTGTAGPATTFSLTAQTGGGGSVALTGHVRVSARSADELDEAAALLEARARQLRVGLVRLDWEQRPALMATLPLGGHA; encoded by the coding sequence GTGGCAGTTTCCGCGCCTCCGCGCCCACGCCGCGGGGGCACGCCCGCACCGGGCGCCGCCGCGGCGGGCCCGGCCGCCGGGACCTCCGCGACACCGCGGGTGCAGCCGCGCCCCGGCCGCATGGGCGCGGTGCTCGTGCAGCACCTCGTGGTGGCCGAAATCGCGGTGCTGCTGGTGGTGTTGCCCCTGGCCACGCGCCGCGCGCTCGTGGTTCCCGGGGCGATCGCGGCCGCCGTGCTGGTCACCGCCGTGGTGGCGCGGTTCCGTGGCCGGAGGCTCGCGCTGTGGCCCGGCATCATCCTGGGATTCCGCCGACGGCGCCGAGCCGCCGCGGCGGCTTCGCACGCGGGCGGGAGTGGCCCGACGGACGGCGTCGAGGCCGACCTCGCGCCGATCCGCGAGTGTGTCCCGGGGCTTCGGGTCGGCGTGCTGACCGACCGGTCGCACCGGGCGGTGGGCTTCGCCGGCGACGGGACGTTCCTGACCGCGGTGCTGCTTGTCGAGGCGCCCGACGACCCTCTGCGCTCGGACCGCGCGCGCAGGCCGCTGCCACTGTCGGCGATCGCGGACGCGCTGCGCGTGGACGACGTCGTGGTGGCCTCGGCGCAGATCGTGCAGCACACCCGCCCCGCGCCCGCACCGCACCTGCCGACGGAGGCGATCGCCGCTCGCTCCTACCGGGAACTGCGCGATCGTGAGGGCATCGACGCACCCGCGATACGGCAGACCTGGATCGCGCTGCGCCTGGACGCCGACCGCTGCGAGCCCGCCGTCGCCGCCCGGGGCGGCGGCGTCGAGGGTGCGCAACGGGCCTTGCTGCGGGCCCTCAACCAGCTCGCGGCGTCGCTGGGGGCGCGCGGTCTCGCGTGCGGCCCGCTTGACGAACAGGCCTTGGTACAGGCGCTGTTCACGGCGAGCGGCGGCAGTCCGGCGGCACGCCGTACGGCCGGGAGCGGGCCGCGGACCGCCGAGACGCGGCACGCGTGGCGCTGTGACGACCGCTGGCACACGACGTACTGGATCGCGCGGTGGCCCCGGCTGTCGGCGGCGTCGACCCCGGACCTCGTCGGGGCGCTGACCGGAACGGCGGGGCCCGCGACGACGTTCTCGCTCACCGCGCAGACGGGCGGCGGTGGTTCGGTGGCCCTGACCGGCCATGTCCGTGTGTCGGCGCGTTCCGCCGACGAACTCGACGAGGCGGCGGCCCTGCTGGAGGCGCGGGCCCGGCAACTGCGGGTCGGCCTGGTCCGCCTCGACTGGGAGCAGCGTCCCGCGCTGATGGCGACGCTCCCGCTGGGAGGGCACGCGTGA
- a CDS encoding WXG100 family type VII secretion target: protein MSGAGSFKATTEQLQGLAQKIDAEQAAIGGNITRFNGLVDAVQAGWQGEAFAAFDALQARVNTLLVQLNRQLDDIGVLMGKGAVNYADTEAANKQQISTITAALG from the coding sequence ATGTCAGGTGCGGGCTCGTTCAAGGCCACGACGGAGCAACTTCAGGGGCTGGCCCAGAAGATCGACGCCGAGCAGGCCGCGATCGGCGGCAACATCACACGCTTCAACGGCCTCGTCGACGCCGTCCAGGCGGGGTGGCAGGGCGAGGCGTTCGCCGCCTTCGACGCCCTGCAGGCCCGGGTGAACACGCTGCTGGTGCAGCTCAACCGGCAGTTGGACGACATCGGCGTGCTCATGGGCAAGGGCGCGGTCAACTACGCCGACACCGAGGCCGCGAACAAGCAGCAGATCAGCACGATCACCGCGGCGCTCGGCTGA
- the mycP gene encoding type VII secretion-associated serine protease mycosin — protein MASASRRKAAGALLGALVLLLAPVGVPASAGTRADAPAEPRLAAEGDCRFPAPPLKGRPWALQRVMLDQVWSKSTGKGVTVAVIDSGVDATNKQLTPALGTQGADDFAPGTLGLVDENGHGTMAAGIIAARQDADTGFVGLAPDAAILSIRQNGGTDTQKGNVDTLTRAVSYAVEHGADVINISQETSGPEGAAPGPALESAIRYAIDVKDIVVVAAAGNSGDKDNFDTYPAKYDGVLAVGASDRNNDRTPFSQKKPYVGVLAPGVDMWSTVPRGGHCPGDGTSYASPYAAGVAALVRAVHPDWTARQVITVIQQTAQRGQTGELEGSGWGVVDPLKAVTFAGVPGAVPVETGVLPAQAPPVHVAPLTFGPTRNDRDRQTATLVTGTALAALLLLTTTAIVLRDARRRTHR, from the coding sequence GTGGCATCTGCCTCACGCCGGAAGGCCGCCGGCGCGCTGCTCGGCGCCCTCGTCCTCCTGCTCGCTCCCGTCGGCGTGCCCGCGTCGGCCGGCACCCGCGCCGACGCACCGGCTGAACCGCGGCTTGCCGCGGAAGGCGACTGCCGGTTCCCGGCGCCGCCGCTCAAGGGCAGGCCTTGGGCCCTGCAACGCGTCATGTTGGACCAGGTCTGGTCGAAATCGACCGGCAAGGGCGTCACCGTCGCGGTGATCGACTCCGGCGTCGACGCGACGAACAAGCAACTGACACCGGCCCTCGGCACGCAGGGGGCCGACGACTTCGCGCCCGGCACGCTGGGCCTGGTCGACGAGAACGGCCACGGCACGATGGCGGCCGGCATCATCGCCGCGCGGCAGGACGCCGATACCGGCTTCGTGGGACTGGCGCCCGACGCCGCGATCCTGTCGATCCGTCAGAACGGCGGCACCGACACCCAGAAGGGCAACGTCGACACGCTCACGCGCGCCGTCTCCTACGCGGTCGAGCACGGCGCCGACGTCATCAACATCTCGCAGGAGACGAGCGGTCCCGAGGGCGCCGCGCCCGGCCCCGCGCTGGAGAGCGCGATCCGCTACGCGATCGACGTCAAGGACATCGTGGTCGTCGCCGCCGCGGGCAACTCCGGCGACAAGGACAACTTCGACACGTACCCCGCGAAATACGACGGGGTCCTCGCGGTGGGCGCGTCCGACCGCAACAACGACCGCACACCGTTCTCCCAGAAGAAGCCGTACGTCGGTGTGCTCGCGCCGGGCGTCGACATGTGGTCCACGGTGCCCCGGGGCGGGCACTGCCCCGGGGACGGGACGTCGTACGCGTCCCCGTACGCCGCCGGCGTCGCCGCGCTCGTGCGGGCCGTGCACCCGGACTGGACGGCGCGACAGGTCATCACCGTGATCCAGCAGACCGCCCAGCGTGGCCAGACCGGCGAACTCGAGGGCTCCGGTTGGGGCGTCGTCGACCCGCTCAAGGCCGTGACCTTCGCGGGTGTTCCGGGCGCCGTCCCCGTCGAGACGGGCGTCCTGCCCGCCCAGGCGCCGCCCGTCCACGTCGCCCCGCTCACCTTCGGCCCCACCCGAAACGACCGCGACCGCCAGACCGCCACCCTCGTCACCGGCACCGCCCTCGCCGCGCTGCTCCTGCTCACCACCACCGCCATAGTCCTCCGCGACGCCCGCAGGCGAACCCACCGATAG